The genome window TTGGAAAGCGACGGCGGCCGTCGATCACCTCCGAAGCCTCGGCACCTCCGACACCAGTTTCCACTGCTTGCTGCACATCGGAGACATTGAGGCTGTACCGTGCGATGGCCGAACGATCGAGCTCCACCTCGAGTTGCATTGCCCCTGCCCCGACGCCCACCGAGACATCCTCCGCACCACGGATGCCTTCCACCACGGCACGAACCTCCTCGGCCTTGGCCTCCAGCAGTGGCAATGAATCGCCGAAAAGCTTGACACCCAGGTCGGTCTTCACCCCGGAGACTACCTCGGCAAGCCGCATTCGCATCGGTGCGCTGAATTCGTACTCCAGCCCAGGCACATCGGCGAGCGCAGAATCCATTGCGGCAATGAGATCGTCGAGCGATGCCACCTGCCAATCGCGCCGGGGCTTCAAGAGGAGATATACGTCGCCCTGGAAGAGCGCCATCGTTTCTGTGGCCTCGTGGGGACGCCCGAGGTTCGTGACCACGCTCGCGACTTCTGGAAACTTCCTGAGAACTCGCTCCACCTCACCCGAGATCGCTACTCCCTGTGGCAACGACGTACTCGGAATGCGCCGCGTTTCGATCAGGAGCGACCCTTCATCGAGCTTGGGCATGAACTCGGACCCGAGGAACGGAACCGAGGCGAGCGCTATCGCGAGGAGGCATACCGCACCGGCCACTACGCGCTTCGGACGGGCCAGCGCCTGGTCGAGCACGCGCTGATAGCGGCTTCGGAGTGTCAGGAACCAGCCGGTATCCTCAGCGTGCGAGGATGATGCGCCAAGGCCAAGGCGCTCCGGAGTCAGGATCGACGCGGCGATCGCCGGCACGTAGGTAAGTGCGAGAAACAGCGAACCTAGTACGGCGGCGCAGACGGTGAACGCCATCGGGATGAACATCTTGCGCTCGAGTCCCTCGAGCGCACCAACCGGGAGATACACCGCGAGGATGATCATCACTCCGAACACCACCGGCCGACCCACCTCAGTCGTGGCTTCCGCGACCAGTTCGGCACGGCGAGCCTCCGAAGCTCCGGGTTCGCTCCGCAACCGTCGGACGATATTCTCGATAACGACTACCGAGGCATCGACGAGGAGCCCGAAATCGAGCGCGCCGAGACTCATCAAATTGGCAGTCATCCCGCCGTAACGCATCGCAAGGAAGGCGATCAGCAGCGACAACGGAATGACGGATGCCGTCAAGAGGGACGCGCGCAGGTTGCGAAGGAATAGCAACAACACCAGCACCACCAGGAGTGCGCCTTCCAGCAGGTTCCGGAACACTGTCTGCGTCGTTCGATCGACGACATCGCCCTGGCTGTAGAACGGCCGAATCCGCGCTCCCTCGGGGAGGAGAGGCTTGATCTCCTCCAGACGAGCGCGCACTCGCTGAACGACCTCGCGTCCGTTCGATCCCTTGAGCATCAGGATCGCCGCCGAGAGGGCTTCGCCGTGGCCATCGCGAGTGACCGCACCGTATCGCCTGCCTGGCCCAACAACCACCCGCGCGACATCTCGCACATAAACTGGTGTCGCACTCACTCCTGTCCTCAACACCACGTTGCCAATGTCAGTCGTATCGGCAATGCGCCCGAGCCCCCGCAGTGTGAACCGCTCACCACGGTCCTCGACATAGCCGCCGCCGAAGTTGGCATTGTTGTCGGCAAGTGCCCGCTCGAGGTCGGCCAGCGTGACGTTGTATCCGGCAAGCCTGGTGGGGTCCGCAAGCACTTCGAACTGCTGGGTCATTCCGCCCCAGCTGTTGACGTCCGCCACCCCAGGGACTGTCCGGAGCAGCGGCCGGATGATGTACTCCTGCACATTCGTCAGTTGCAGCAGCCGAAGACTGTCGGCGGCTGGACTTCCGGTGGAATCGGCCTCAACCAGGTACTGGAACACTTCGCCCATCGCGGTGGCTGGGGGCCCCAGCATCGGCTCGGCGGCTTCAGGCAACGACATTCGCGCATCCTGCATCCGCTGTTGGACCTGCGCGCGCGCGAAGTAGAAATCGACCTTGTCCTCGAAGGTCACCGTGACCACCGAGAGCCCCACCTTTGACTCGGATCGCACCCCTAGGGTACGCGGGAGGCCGAGCATCGCGATTTCCATCGGGTAGGTGACCTGCTGCTCCACCTCGACCGGCGAGAGTCCCGGCACCGTCGTCATGACCAGAACCTGATTCGGAGTCAGATCAGGGAAGGCGTCGGTATTCAGCGTGGCGAAGGCCCAGCCACCTGCGACGACCACGACGGCAGCAGCTATCGCCACGCCGACCCGATGTCGCAGCGAGAGGTGGATGAGCCGATCGATCAGTGATCCCATGATCACATCTCCATGTCGGGCATGCTGCCCTTCTGGAGCTGCGCCTTCACGGCAAACGCGCCGTGCAGCACCACGATGTCACTCGCCGCGAGCCCAGTCGCAACCACCGCCTTGCCGCCGCTTCGTGATGCCACCACCACCGTTCGGGCAGCGAACTGCGCGCCTCCCTTACCGTCGGGCGTCACGACGAAGACAGCCGTCCGCCCGGCAAGGAGTTGAACAGCATCATCCGGGAGCGAGACTCCTTCGCCGTGGCTGGTACCGTCGACTGTGATGGTGGCGAGCATCTCGGGTCGCAAGCGACCATCCCGATTGTTGACGGAGGCGCGCAAGGGAAGCGTTCGCGTCGCAGCATCAAGCCCGGGGCCGACTGCTTCTATCTTCCCGTTGAAGCTCTCGCCTGGAATCGCCGGGACAGAAAAGCGAATCGCAGCACCCCGACGGATGTCGCTCAGCCCCTCAGGAGCTGAAGCCGTCACCCAAAGGGTCGTCAGGTCGGAGACCGCTGCAAGCGGAGCTCCCGCCTCAACAACGGAGCCCGGCACCGCCGTCCGCAGCAGCACCACGCCATCGACTGGCGATCGGAGCACCATCCTGCCCGGGGACGCTTCATCTGCCCCGATGGCTCGGGCGGCCGATTGCGCGCGGAGCAGTTCGGACTCTGCCTGGTGCAACATTGCCTGGGCCAACGAATCGTCGGCCACCGCACGCTCCAGCTCCTGTCGAGGGATGGCAGTTAGCGAAAGCAGTCGCTCTGCTCGCGCGCGAGCGCTGGCAGCATACGAGGCCTGCGCCTGTGCAGAACTCAGCTGTGCCTTGGCCTTCGCGAGGTCGGATTGTGCTGCACCGGCCTCTGCGCTCTCAAGGGTGACGAGAGGCGACCCACGCCGCACCCGATCCCCTTGGGTAACGTGGACGGTGACCACTCGGCCACGCGCCGGCGCGCCGAGTCGCGCCGTGCGATCCTCATTGGGGACCACCTCACCCGGAATTGTGACGCTCCCCACAATGGTTGCAGGGGTGGCCTGCCCCCAACGCACATTGCCGTGGGCAACCTGCGCAGCTGTGAGGCTCACGGTGTCCGATGTCGCAGCGCCACTGTCCTGTGCGCCCATCCCGGGCATCGCCGCCATTTCAGCGGCGGCCTTCGCAGCCGCCGAGTCCGAAACAGCCGGATCGGGTTTGCGCTCAGCTGAGCCGCAGGAGAGCGAGAGCGTCGCGAGGATCGCGGGGAATGCACGGCAGGCAATCGAAGATCGCATGAGGGGTTCTCGCCTATCGCTGAGCGCCAGCAGGCGCAATCAGACCGGGAATCGTGAGAGAGAGGTCGCCGCCCTGAGCCACAACCAGTGCGATGACGCTCAGGTGTTGAGCGTAGAGCGTGCGGTAGAAGGCCATCCGGGCATCGGTCCAGGCGTGAGCGGCGTCCAGAAGCTGCACGAGGGACGTCCCACCCTCCCGATAGGCCGCCATTGCAATCCGACGCGCCTGTTCGGCTCGCCCGAGATAGCCGAGCGAGTCGATCGATGGCCGTGGCAGGAACGCCTCGACCTGCTCGGAGAGAATGCGGGCTGATGCCGCTGCACTAGCGGCCTCCACTTCAGCGCCCCGAGCCGCCAACGCAAGTTCGGCGGCCATCTCATCACGATCGGCTCGTGCCCGGGCGATCTCGCCACCGTTGCGATTGAGGAGTGGCAGCGGCAACGAGAAGCCGGAGACAAGGGAATTCACTCCAACAATCCGCTTGAGCCCCACGGTTGCATCGACTTGCGGAATCACCTGCCGCCGCTGAATCGAGACTCCGGCTTCAGCAGCAGCGAGTCTTTCACGCGCCGCCGTGATTTCCGGTCGTGCCTGCCAAGTCGGGGGGCCAAGGAGGCCACTGTCAAAGGGATGCTCAGGTGGGTTGGCGACCCGGGCTACCTGTGCAGCTGCCCCATCCCGGAGGTAATTGCCCAGCTCGATACGCGCGCGAGCTGCGTCTGCGCTGAGCATCGCGATATCGACACGCACGCGATCGCGCTCGAGTTCGGACCGAAGCAGGTCGACGCCTGCTGCTGCCCCCTCCGCGACGCGCGACCGCTGATAGCCCACCAAGGAGTCCAGCCACGATCCGAGGGCCTGTGTGGCTGTGAGATCGACCTCGGCAAGCGCCGATCGGTAATAGGCCCCAGCGGCGCTGAGCAGTAGTGTGTTTCGGGTTGTCGCGACCCCGGCCTCGCGCGATCGAGTCTCCGCGTTCGCCTGCGCCACGCGTGAAGAGCGCTGATAGAGGAAATCCAGCGGCAGCGTGGCCGTGGCCATCGTCTCTCCATCTCGCCCACCGCTCAGGGCTGATGACGGCTGAAGGCCGCTTTCGCGCTGAACCATCAGCATAGGATTGCCGAGGGCCCCAGCTGTTGACCGAGCTCCCACCGCCGCGCGCAGTCGAGCCTGCGAGGCGGCGAGCGTCGGGTGGTCCGAGAGCGCCGCGTTCACCACATCGAGCAGGGTGACGGATGGCGCGCTCGACGACTGCGCCAGCAGGGCGTCGCAAGGGAGCGAGGCGAGAGTTACGATCAGCGAACCATGGAGCAGGCGTTGCGATCGGAATCGCGGGATCTTGGGCACAATGACCTCATCACAACGGCGTCGTGCGTCGGCGAAGCAAACGCTCCGCGACGGCAGGGAGCCCTCGGTGAGCAAACTCAGTGAATTGAGCGGCTACCGCAGGGTCAGGACTGTTGGGAGAGGGTCAGGCGTTGGGAGGTGGGAGGGGTGGCGCGGAGCGTTCGATGCTGACCGGGAGGATGAGGGTCCATCGAGCCAGGCCTTGGGATGGGCTGACGTTGAACTCGAGTGCCGAGATCGCTGTGGCATTCACCACGAGGCTGGAGCAACCGGCACCAAGGGCACAATCGGTTACCCCGGTGACTTTCGCCTCCGCCATCACGACCGTGCTACCTGCACCAACCGCGCTTGTCGCCGGCGAATGCATGGTGGCCGCATCGGGACAGTCCGGGTCTCCACCAGACGTCGCAGACACGCAGCCGGCCGAGCAGAGCGCAGTCCCGGCGAGGGACCAGAGCTGCAGGGTCAAAAGGGCGAGGGCGGCGAGGCGGCGCATCCTGAACTCTAACACCAACCGCACTATTGGGGTTGGGCCGATCGCGCCGGGCTCGACTGCCATAGTCGGGCATCGGTTCCGGCTAGCTTCCGGTATGTCCGACCTCGCCCCGGATCGCCCTGCGCTCGTGCGCCGTGGTCTAGCGCTCAACTACCTGACCCTTGGCTACAACGCTGTCGAGGCGGTTGTGGCTATCGCAGCCGGAGTGATCGCCGGGAGCGTTGCGCTCGTCGGGTTCGGAATCGATAGTGTCATAGAGGTGACCGCCAGCGGCGCGGCGCAGTGGCGGCTCCGGATTGATCACGACGAGTCTCGCCGTGCGCACGTCGAGCTTCGTACCCGAAAGATTATCGGGAGCAGTTTCCTCGCCCTGGCCCTCTACGTGGGATACGAGGCTGTCGCGGCCTTGCTCACACGCGAGGAACCGGACCGGAGCACAGTAGGGCTCCTGCTCTTGACTGTTTCTGTGATCGTGATGCCTTGGCTCACCGGGCAGAAGCGCGCCGTAGCGAGCGCCTTGTCCAGCAAAGCCTTGCAGGCCGACGCAACTCAGACCGCGCTTTGCGCCTACCTGTCAGCAATCGCCCTGGTCGGCGTCGGGCTGAACGCACTCCTGGGGTGGTGGTGGGCCGATCCAGTATCTGCGCTTGCAATGACACCGATCATGTTCAAGGAAGGTTTCGAGGGCTTGCGTGGCAAGGACGGGTGCCAAGACTGCGCCTGATCAGCCCAAGAGCGTCCTCGATGCACCCCACCGCTTTCGCCCGAGTGTAGGTAATCGGTTCCTCGCGCTCGCGCCTTTTATACTGCGTAAAAGAATTACCCCGTTCTAAAAG of Gemmatimonadota bacterium contains these proteins:
- a CDS encoding CusA/CzcA family heavy metal efflux RND transporter, giving the protein MGSLIDRLIHLSLRHRVGVAIAAAVVVVAGGWAFATLNTDAFPDLTPNQVLVMTTVPGLSPVEVEQQVTYPMEIAMLGLPRTLGVRSESKVGLSVVTVTFEDKVDFYFARAQVQQRMQDARMSLPEAAEPMLGPPATAMGEVFQYLVEADSTGSPAADSLRLLQLTNVQEYIIRPLLRTVPGVADVNSWGGMTQQFEVLADPTRLAGYNVTLADLERALADNNANFGGGYVEDRGERFTLRGLGRIADTTDIGNVVLRTGVSATPVYVRDVARVVVGPGRRYGAVTRDGHGEALSAAILMLKGSNGREVVQRVRARLEEIKPLLPEGARIRPFYSQGDVVDRTTQTVFRNLLEGALLVVLVLLLFLRNLRASLLTASVIPLSLLIAFLAMRYGGMTANLMSLGALDFGLLVDASVVVIENIVRRLRSEPGASEARRAELVAEATTEVGRPVVFGVMIILAVYLPVGALEGLERKMFIPMAFTVCAAVLGSLFLALTYVPAIAASILTPERLGLGASSSHAEDTGWFLTLRSRYQRVLDQALARPKRVVAGAVCLLAIALASVPFLGSEFMPKLDEGSLLIETRRIPSTSLPQGVAISGEVERVLRKFPEVASVVTNLGRPHEATETMALFQGDVYLLLKPRRDWQVASLDDLIAAMDSALADVPGLEYEFSAPMRMRLAEVVSGVKTDLGVKLFGDSLPLLEAKAEEVRAVVEGIRGAEDVSVGVGAGAMQLEVELDRSAIARYSLNVSDVQQAVETGVGGAEASEVIDGRRRFPIVVRLDAPFRGTPEAVGQTLVRTPAGGTVTLSQVAKVRTVEGPEAINHEGGQRFVVVQANVRGRDLGSFVTEVQQVIGNRVKLPAGYYAEYGGQFENQARATKRLALIVPIVLLVIAALLYASFGSLRPALLVMLNVPFALVGGIAALWLRGLHLNLSALVGMIAVFGVAILNGLVLVSYANQLRSAGASALTAMREAASVRLRPVLATATVASVGFLPMALSHASGAEVQRPLATVVIGGVVSSTLLTLLVLPTVYGWLARAEGAAGRSAMSDSE
- a CDS encoding efflux RND transporter periplasmic adaptor subunit — protein: MRSSIACRAFPAILATLSLSCGSAERKPDPAVSDSAAAKAAAEMAAMPGMGAQDSGAATSDTVSLTAAQVAHGNVRWGQATPATIVGSVTIPGEVVPNEDRTARLGAPARGRVVTVHVTQGDRVRRGSPLVTLESAEAGAAQSDLAKAKAQLSSAQAQASYAASARARAERLLSLTAIPRQELERAVADDSLAQAMLHQAESELLRAQSAARAIGADEASPGRMVLRSPVDGVVLLRTAVPGSVVEAGAPLAAVSDLTTLWVTASAPEGLSDIRRGAAIRFSVPAIPGESFNGKIEAVGPGLDAATRTLPLRASVNNRDGRLRPEMLATITVDGTSHGEGVSLPDDAVQLLAGRTAVFVVTPDGKGGAQFAARTVVVASRSGGKAVVATGLAASDIVVLHGAFAVKAQLQKGSMPDMEM
- a CDS encoding TolC family protein; amino-acid sequence: MPKIPRFRSQRLLHGSLIVTLASLPCDALLAQSSSAPSVTLLDVVNAALSDHPTLAASQARLRAAVGARSTAGALGNPMLMVQRESGLQPSSALSGGRDGETMATATLPLDFLYQRSSRVAQANAETRSREAGVATTRNTLLLSAAGAYYRSALAEVDLTATQALGSWLDSLVGYQRSRVAEGAAAGVDLLRSELERDRVRVDIAMLSADAARARIELGNYLRDGAAAQVARVANPPEHPFDSGLLGPPTWQARPEITAARERLAAAEAGVSIQRRQVIPQVDATVGLKRIVGVNSLVSGFSLPLPLLNRNGGEIARARADRDEMAAELALAARGAEVEAASAAASARILSEQVEAFLPRPSIDSLGYLGRAEQARRIAMAAYREGGTSLVQLLDAAHAWTDARMAFYRTLYAQHLSVIALVVAQGGDLSLTIPGLIAPAGAQR
- a CDS encoding cation transporter, whose product is MSDLAPDRPALVRRGLALNYLTLGYNAVEAVVAIAAGVIAGSVALVGFGIDSVIEVTASGAAQWRLRIDHDESRRAHVELRTRKIIGSSFLALALYVGYEAVAALLTREEPDRSTVGLLLLTVSVIVMPWLTGQKRAVASALSSKALQADATQTALCAYLSAIALVGVGLNALLGWWWADPVSALAMTPIMFKEGFEGLRGKDGCQDCA